Proteins encoded together in one Pseudoalteromonas xiamenensis window:
- a CDS encoding alpha/beta hydrolase-fold protein, producing the protein MRLLLIFLFLITSMSSQAAESTLNIDSARLNQSINVKIYTPKSYDLVNKTNYPVIYLLDGDAHANHTVTNSAFLNSTGVMPELIVVAISTVERFTYFTPTLDKNSGRDSGKADLYAQFLTSELMPEINKNYRVSGFNMVAGHSLGGLFCAYILQSQPDMFDAYYLFSPSLWWDNEVLAKHTDFKSRATLPFVYMSIANEQGKQRTAYQNYQAKLSEVYPNAVFQEFPNEDHMTTPLLSQIGAFRAQFADWLLSFDDVVSNPQRFITHYQTINAKFGTTAQGQEWEIGQPVQHIVNELKDANKALVASDVHLTMFPNSQWAYKSKADALALKGDKSAAITHMEKAVSIAKEHNDKYLEMLQASLTSLKERQF; encoded by the coding sequence GTGCGATTATTACTTATATTTCTGTTTCTCATTACATCGATGAGTTCACAGGCCGCAGAGTCGACGTTAAATATTGACTCAGCACGATTAAATCAATCGATTAATGTTAAAATTTATACACCAAAGTCGTATGACTTGGTTAATAAAACGAACTATCCGGTTATTTACCTCTTAGATGGGGACGCACACGCAAACCATACTGTCACCAATTCGGCGTTCCTGAATTCAACAGGCGTCATGCCTGAGCTTATCGTTGTGGCGATATCTACGGTAGAGCGATTTACCTATTTCACGCCGACTTTGGACAAAAACAGTGGACGGGATTCAGGAAAGGCTGACCTTTACGCGCAATTTTTAACGTCGGAATTAATGCCAGAGATAAATAAAAATTATCGCGTTTCTGGTTTTAATATGGTCGCAGGACACTCGTTAGGAGGGCTTTTCTGCGCATATATCCTTCAGTCACAACCTGATATGTTTGATGCTTACTATTTGTTTAGCCCATCTCTTTGGTGGGATAACGAGGTGTTAGCTAAACACACTGATTTCAAATCAAGAGCAACATTGCCGTTTGTGTATATGAGTATTGCAAACGAGCAAGGTAAGCAAAGAACAGCCTATCAAAATTACCAAGCTAAACTTTCAGAAGTCTATCCGAATGCGGTTTTTCAAGAGTTTCCCAATGAAGATCATATGACGACGCCTTTATTGTCGCAAATTGGGGCATTTCGAGCGCAATTTGCTGATTGGCTGCTCTCTTTTGACGATGTAGTGAGTAACCCACAACGTTTTATCACACATTACCAAACGATAAATGCGAAATTTGGCACAACGGCTCAAGGTCAGGAGTGGGAAATCGGACAACCGGTACAGCATATCGTGAACGAGTTGAAAGACGCGAATAAGGCTTTGGTCGCGAGCGATGTTCATCTAACGATGTTTCCAAATTCTCAGTGGGCGTACAAATCAAAAGCCGATGCTCTGGCACTAAAAGGCGATAAATCGGCAGCGATTACACACATGGAAAAAGCAGTGTCGATTGCAAAGGAGCACAACGATAAATACCTTGAAATGCTGCAAGCAAGCCTTACTTCGCTAAAAGAAAGGCAATTCTAG
- a CDS encoding esterase-like activity of phytase family protein, producing MKNRNLIWLVAASSVLLTACNDGSDGQAGLNGTDGVNGLSSLVLQSKLNAGNTHCWLGGVQVDSGLDQDRNGLLDSSEVTQTSYLCNPDNFASSGVSLPYSVLRNDLENGAIPGSTFEIRNGGYGSDLDGHPSNPMQFYALTDRGPNAVFSGAQGSGKMFPVPDYTPRIGLFEIHAGGSVSLVKNILLKDRAGNPISGLPNSSALGGTGETPYDAHGEVIRVDMSQPYDALTNPIKTDDDGLDSEGLVAMSDGTFWVSDEYGPHIVHYSADGVEIDRINAFPDDARTHFNLPVEFANRWANRGMEGLTVTPDEKTLVGIMQSSLDNPSKNRTDLTRIVTINLETGVQAQYLYKQEKGSNSNSAIKALSATQFLVLERDGAFFNRTPSAMKHVYKIDVSNATNLESIIASGSVTQDASFGLMLSGETLEQVIKNNAVGNDFSAGWAKLASVGITPVEKVDLIVDMVSVVNYPHDKMEGLWVIDDGRLGVLNDDDFATWSTDGVLEQKYLDSTQSRVDSNTLYIVNGLDLSVN from the coding sequence ATGAAAAACAGGAATTTGATTTGGTTAGTTGCGGCAAGCTCCGTATTACTCACCGCATGTAATGACGGCAGTGATGGTCAAGCAGGACTAAATGGTACAGATGGCGTCAATGGGCTAAGTAGTTTGGTGCTTCAATCCAAGCTTAATGCAGGCAATACGCACTGCTGGCTTGGTGGTGTGCAAGTTGATTCCGGATTAGACCAAGACCGTAATGGCTTGCTGGACAGCAGTGAAGTTACGCAGACCTCTTATCTTTGTAATCCAGATAATTTTGCGTCAAGTGGGGTGAGCTTACCGTATTCTGTGCTTCGCAATGATCTCGAAAATGGCGCAATTCCGGGTTCTACGTTTGAAATCCGAAACGGTGGTTATGGTTCAGATTTAGATGGTCACCCAAGTAACCCAATGCAGTTTTATGCCTTGACGGATCGTGGGCCAAATGCGGTATTTTCGGGTGCTCAAGGGAGTGGAAAAATGTTCCCGGTTCCAGATTATACGCCGAGAATTGGTTTGTTTGAAATCCACGCTGGAGGCTCGGTCTCCCTTGTTAAAAATATTCTTTTAAAAGACCGAGCTGGCAATCCAATTAGTGGCTTACCGAATAGCTCAGCACTGGGTGGCACGGGAGAAACCCCCTATGATGCGCATGGCGAAGTGATCCGTGTTGACATGAGTCAACCGTATGACGCACTCACCAACCCAATCAAAACAGACGACGATGGATTAGATTCAGAAGGTCTTGTTGCAATGAGCGATGGTACTTTTTGGGTCAGTGACGAATACGGTCCTCACATTGTGCATTACAGCGCAGACGGCGTTGAAATTGATCGTATCAATGCGTTTCCAGACGATGCACGTACCCATTTTAACTTACCCGTCGAGTTTGCCAATCGATGGGCAAACCGTGGGATGGAAGGATTAACGGTCACACCTGACGAAAAAACCTTAGTCGGTATTATGCAATCAAGTTTGGATAATCCAAGTAAAAATCGAACCGATCTTACTCGTATTGTGACCATTAACCTCGAAACCGGTGTGCAGGCACAATATTTATATAAGCAAGAGAAAGGCTCTAACTCGAATTCTGCCATCAAAGCACTCAGTGCAACACAATTTTTGGTGCTTGAGCGTGACGGTGCGTTTTTCAATCGCACGCCAAGTGCAATGAAACATGTGTACAAAATTGACGTAAGTAACGCAACAAACCTAGAAAGTATTATCGCGTCCGGTTCGGTAACACAAGACGCAAGCTTTGGGTTAATGCTTTCGGGTGAAACGTTAGAGCAAGTCATTAAAAACAATGCGGTAGGTAACGATTTTTCAGCGGGATGGGCAAAGCTTGCATCAGTTGGTATTACACCCGTAGAAAAAGTCGATTTAATCGTTGATATGGTCAGTGTGGTTAATTACCCACATGACAAAATGGAAGGACTGTGGGTGATAGACGATGGTCGTTTAGGTGTGTTGAATGATGATGATTTCGCCACGTGGTCAACGGACGGCGTACTGGAACAGAAATACTTAGATAGCACGCAAAGCCGAGTTGACAGTAATACCTTGTATATCGTCAATGGGTTGGATTTATCGGTGAATTAA
- a CDS encoding cupin domain-containing protein codes for MGNLFNAIPTDLSEEVFESIITSQSIRVERIVSKGHETPENSWYDQDEHEWVCILQGRGTLEFADGSTKTLNVGDYVNIPAHVKHRVSATSVDPITIWLAIFYR; via the coding sequence GTGGGTAATTTATTTAATGCAATCCCTACGGATTTATCTGAAGAAGTGTTTGAATCAATTATCACCAGCCAGTCCATTCGCGTCGAACGAATTGTGTCAAAAGGGCATGAGACACCTGAAAATTCTTGGTACGACCAAGACGAACATGAGTGGGTTTGCATTCTACAAGGCAGAGGCACATTGGAATTTGCTGATGGGTCGACAAAAACCCTCAACGTTGGGGATTATGTGAATATTCCCGCACACGTGAAACATCGAGTCAGCGCAACAAGCGTTGACCCAATCACGATTTGGTTGGCGATATTTTATCGCTAA
- the bla gene encoding subclass B1 metallo-beta-lactamase → MNKFISLALALSATFSVVAAPEMPKFDIKPIAKGVYQHTSYQAVPGFGVVGSNGLVVIEDQKAYIVDTPWSVEDTEALVDWIEAQQISVKASLSTHYHEDRTAGIEWLNEHGVATYASSLTNQILSQKGKPKATHELRSDREINVAGSTLEVLYPGGGHTKDNVVVWIPNQKMLFGGCFIRSNGAKSLGNLKDATLNTWYGSLENVTATYPDIQFVVPGHGESGTSALISNTKQLVEAKLRADQKAH, encoded by the coding sequence ATGAACAAATTCATTTCCTTGGCACTTGCGCTGAGTGCGACTTTTTCTGTAGTGGCCGCACCTGAGATGCCCAAATTCGACATTAAGCCTATTGCCAAAGGGGTATATCAGCACACGTCTTATCAAGCTGTGCCGGGATTTGGTGTGGTTGGTTCAAATGGTCTCGTCGTTATTGAAGATCAAAAAGCCTACATAGTTGATACTCCTTGGTCAGTTGAAGACACGGAGGCACTTGTTGATTGGATTGAAGCGCAGCAGATCTCCGTAAAAGCTTCTTTGTCAACGCACTATCATGAGGACCGCACAGCAGGAATTGAGTGGTTGAATGAACATGGCGTCGCAACCTATGCAAGCAGCCTGACGAATCAAATCCTGTCTCAAAAAGGCAAACCTAAAGCCACTCACGAGTTACGTTCCGACAGAGAAATAAACGTCGCAGGTAGCACCTTGGAAGTGTTATACCCTGGTGGCGGACACACAAAAGACAATGTTGTAGTTTGGATCCCAAATCAAAAAATGTTATTTGGTGGTTGTTTTATTCGAAGTAACGGGGCAAAAAGTCTTGGTAATTTGAAAGACGCAACATTGAATACATGGTATGGAAGTTTAGAGAATGTCACTGCAACGTACCCTGATATTCAATTTGTTGTGCCAGGACATGGTGAGAGTGGGACTTCAGCGTTAATTTCGAATACAAAACAGCTGGTTGAGGCAAAGCTACGCGCTGACCAAAAGGCACATTAG
- the astB gene encoding N-succinylarginine dihydrolase produces the protein MSYYEVNFDGLVGPTHNYAGLSFGNVASKSNANKVANPKQAALQGLEKMWTLTQLGLHQGVFAPNCRPDLETLRALGFSGTDAQVINKVAKTEPYLLKACYSASSMWTANAATVSPSCDTSNGKVHFTPANLSNKLHRAIEAKTTSLVLKATFPDEQIFVHHPCLPQHPLFGDEGAANYTRLVDSYGHTGLAIFVYGEDANSNIKPKVFPARQTKQASEAIARSHLLDDTHTLFVQQNPEVIDQGVFHNDVIAIGNENVFLFHEQAFYQQKQVIEEIGRKYQGSRPLHLIEVSNHDISVEAAVKSYLFNSQLVSLPTGGMAIIAPSECQTIDGVERYLASLCKASNPIEEVIYLDLKQSMQNGGGPACLRLRVALSSDELNAVNSHCLLNESRYQTLAAWINKHYRDRLTESDLADPNLLLESQSALDELTGLLGLGSVYPFQQV, from the coding sequence GTGAGTTATTACGAAGTCAATTTCGATGGGTTAGTGGGCCCAACACACAACTACGCAGGATTATCGTTTGGCAACGTTGCGTCAAAATCGAATGCAAACAAGGTTGCGAACCCAAAACAGGCGGCTCTGCAGGGCTTAGAAAAAATGTGGACATTGACCCAGCTTGGGTTGCATCAAGGTGTATTCGCGCCCAATTGCCGCCCCGATCTGGAGACTTTACGAGCACTCGGGTTTAGTGGCACAGACGCTCAAGTGATTAATAAGGTAGCCAAAACAGAGCCTTACCTGTTGAAAGCTTGTTATTCAGCATCTTCAATGTGGACGGCCAATGCAGCAACGGTCTCGCCAAGTTGTGATACGTCTAATGGGAAAGTCCATTTCACTCCCGCCAATTTAAGCAACAAACTGCATCGAGCGATAGAAGCCAAGACAACCAGTTTGGTTTTAAAAGCCACTTTTCCAGATGAGCAGATATTTGTTCATCATCCCTGCTTACCTCAGCACCCTCTGTTTGGCGATGAGGGCGCGGCCAATTACACGCGTCTTGTCGATAGTTATGGGCACACGGGGTTGGCGATATTTGTCTACGGTGAAGATGCGAATTCAAATATAAAGCCAAAGGTGTTTCCAGCAAGACAGACCAAGCAAGCGAGCGAAGCGATAGCGCGTAGCCATCTGCTTGACGATACACATACACTCTTTGTACAGCAAAATCCCGAGGTTATTGACCAAGGCGTATTCCATAATGACGTTATCGCAATTGGCAATGAAAACGTATTTTTGTTCCATGAGCAGGCATTTTATCAACAAAAACAGGTCATAGAGGAAATTGGTCGCAAGTATCAAGGTTCGCGACCACTTCATTTAATTGAAGTCAGCAATCACGATATCAGCGTAGAGGCTGCGGTGAAAAGCTACTTGTTTAATAGCCAACTGGTCAGTTTGCCCACAGGAGGAATGGCGATCATTGCCCCCAGTGAATGTCAGACGATTGATGGCGTAGAGCGCTATTTGGCCTCGCTGTGTAAAGCCAGTAACCCCATAGAGGAAGTGATCTACTTAGACCTTAAACAGAGTATGCAAAATGGCGGTGGACCTGCGTGTTTAAGGTTGCGTGTGGCGCTTTCAAGCGATGAACTGAATGCGGTAAATAGCCACTGCCTGTTAAACGAATCTCGCTATCAAACTCTAGCTGCTTGGATAAATAAACACTATCGCGATCGACTGACTGAATCCGATTTGGCGGATCCAAATTTGCTGCTTGAAAGTCAGTCTGCGTTGGATGAATTGACTGGCCTTTTAGGATTGGGATCTGTCTATCCATTTCAACAAGTCTAA